A single region of the Gracilibacillus caseinilyticus genome encodes:
- the glmS gene encoding glutamine--fructose-6-phosphate transaminase (isomerizing), giving the protein MCGIIGYIGQKDTQQVLTTGLSKLEYRGYDSVGIAVVNGESVQVEKAKGRLDVLQDKLDQAPLSGNVGIGHTRWATHGEPSNENSHPHTDVNNEFAVVHNGIIENYLDIKRELKQKGYTFISETDSEVISHLFSELYDGEMLSTIQKVVKRLDGAYALGIVSEHEPERLYAVRQASPLIIGAGDGETLISSDIPAVLEHTRDIFILEDGEMAVLTKDDVTLLATETGAELNRDLFRADWDMEQAEKNGYDHFMLKEIHEQPTALQKTMTGRFNKEQKSVEFDELQWSNQQVEQWDKVTIVACGTAYHAGLIGKHVIEELTRIPVDVEVASEFRYRRPIVNEKTLVIVVSQSGETADTLAALRQSQHLGAQVLAITNVVGSSIAREADEVLLTMAGPEIAVASTKAYTTQVLTFYLLGIYLAERKQSVSQEYHDQLLESIAEIPNKMEEILEHSSSIRWYSESIKDANSVFFIGRGLDFPVSLEGSLKLKEISYIHSEAYAAGELKHGTLALIEEGTPIIALITQDEVSEKMLGNIKEVKARGAQVLGVAGEEKMNIWEYVDECCYIPNTLSIMTPLLTVIPLQLISYYTSLALGNDVDKPRNLAKSVTVE; this is encoded by the coding sequence TTAGAATATCGAGGATATGATTCGGTAGGAATCGCAGTAGTTAACGGCGAGTCCGTTCAAGTCGAAAAGGCTAAGGGCAGATTGGATGTCTTGCAGGACAAGCTTGATCAGGCTCCGCTGTCAGGTAATGTAGGTATCGGACATACACGCTGGGCAACACATGGTGAACCTTCAAATGAAAATTCTCATCCACATACAGATGTGAACAATGAATTTGCCGTGGTACATAACGGTATCATCGAAAATTATTTAGACATTAAAAGAGAGCTTAAACAAAAAGGATACACGTTTATTTCTGAGACCGACTCAGAGGTCATCTCACATTTATTCTCCGAATTATATGATGGAGAGATGCTTTCTACTATTCAAAAAGTCGTTAAACGATTAGATGGAGCATATGCATTAGGAATTGTTTCTGAGCATGAACCAGAACGTCTATATGCGGTAAGACAAGCAAGTCCTCTCATTATTGGAGCAGGGGATGGAGAAACATTAATAAGCTCAGATATTCCTGCGGTTCTTGAGCATACTCGTGACATTTTTATTCTGGAAGATGGTGAAATGGCCGTTTTAACAAAAGATGATGTGACACTTCTTGCGACAGAGACAGGAGCGGAATTGAACCGGGACTTATTCCGCGCTGACTGGGACATGGAGCAGGCAGAAAAAAACGGCTATGATCATTTTATGCTGAAAGAAATTCATGAACAGCCAACTGCATTACAAAAAACAATGACAGGAAGATTTAATAAAGAACAGAAATCAGTAGAATTTGATGAACTACAGTGGTCTAATCAACAAGTGGAGCAATGGGATAAGGTTACCATCGTCGCTTGCGGTACTGCATACCATGCTGGTTTGATCGGCAAGCACGTTATCGAAGAACTAACTCGAATACCTGTCGATGTAGAGGTAGCTTCTGAGTTCCGTTATCGCCGTCCGATTGTCAATGAGAAGACGCTTGTTATTGTTGTTAGTCAATCAGGTGAAACGGCTGACACCTTGGCTGCTTTACGTCAAAGTCAACATTTAGGGGCTCAAGTTCTTGCGATAACGAATGTAGTAGGAAGTTCCATAGCTCGTGAAGCGGATGAAGTACTGTTAACAATGGCAGGACCAGAAATTGCCGTAGCTTCTACGAAAGCTTATACGACACAAGTATTAACTTTCTATCTGTTAGGTATTTATCTTGCTGAAAGAAAACAATCCGTTTCTCAAGAATATCATGATCAGTTGCTTGAATCGATTGCGGAAATTCCTAATAAAATGGAAGAAATTTTGGAGCATTCGAGCAGCATTCGTTGGTATAGTGAATCTATCAAAGATGCTAATAGTGTATTCTTTATTGGACGAGGCCTGGATTTTCCAGTTTCTCTAGAAGGTTCGTTGAAACTGAAGGAAATCTCTTATATTCATTCGGAAGCATATGCTGCTGGCGAATTGAAGCATGGAACGCTTGCTCTAATTGAAGAAGGAACACCAATTATAGCACTTATCACACAGGATGAAGTCAGTGAGAAGATGTTAGGAAATATTAAAGAAGTTAAAGCACGTGGTGCCCAAGTACTTGGAGTAGCAGGGGAAGAAAAAATGAATATTTGGGAGTATGTAGACGAATGCTGTTACATCCCTAATACCTTATCCATTATGACTCCATTGTTGACGGTTATTCCGTTACAGTTAATTTCATACTATACATCACTTGCTCTTGGAAATGATGTCGATAAACCACGTAATCTTGCCAAAAGTGTCACTGTTGAATAA